AACCCGAGGCCGCGTCGTCGGTCGTCCGTCCCGCGTCCACTCCCCCATCCGTCGCCACCGCCTGCTCGTCGCTCCCGTCGACGACGAACTTCCCGCCGACGAGGCGGAAGAACTCCGGCATCGCGACGAAGAGAATGATGAGCCCGCGGAGTACGCCGACGAGCTGCGGCGGCACGTCGGTGCTCACGTCGACGATGATGGAGCCGCTTTTCAGAATGCCGAACAGCAGCGCCGCGAAGCCGACGCCGAGCGGGTTGTTACCCGCCAGGATCGAGACGGTGATGCCGTCGAAGCCGTACGCCGGGACGCCGGTCTGGTAGTTGCCGAGAATCATGAGCACGTACATCGCGCCGCCGACGCCGCCGATAGCGCCCGACAGCGTCATGCTGGAGACGATCGTCCGAGCGGCGTCGACGCCCCCGTACTCGGCGGCTTCGGGCTGGATCCCGCTCGTCCGGATGTCGTAGCCGAACGAGGTGTGTTCGAGCAGGTAGTACGCCGCCCCGACGAGCACGAGCGCGATGCCGAGCGCGACGAGCGAGAAGTCGTCGCGGGGTTCGTACAGCACCGGCGGGATGGTGGCGAACTCGGGGAGACCGACCGACTCGTTGGCCGGGCTCTCGGGGTCTTTGAACGGACCCGCCACCAGAAACAGCGCGACGCTTGTCGCGACGAAGTTCAGCATGATGGTCGTGATGACCTCGTTGGCGTCCGCGTACGCTTTCAACGCGCCGGGTATCGCGGCGAACAGACCCCCGGCGAGCGCGCCGACGGCGAGGCCGAGCGGGACGAGCACGAGCGTTCCGACGAAACCCGAGAACAGCGAGGAGGTCCAGAG
This genomic stretch from Haloprofundus salilacus harbors:
- a CDS encoding ABC transporter permease, coding for MSAGDWRARGRSALERLVRASAFERVLISTAALVLSMFVGVLIILAAGRMTTCTTAATTFFGVGFCYDPFAVYDSLFLGALGDPINPLFRPLEGQIRPPFREGWTPLNSQMAVTLRETTILIFTGLGVALAFRAGIFNIGMQGQLVVGALATALTVLWTSSLFSGFVGTLVLVPLGLAVGALAGGLFAAIPGALKAYADANEVITTIMLNFVATSVALFLVAGPFKDPESPANESVGLPEFATIPPVLYEPRDDFSLVALGIALVLVGAAYYLLEHTSFGYDIRTSGIQPEAAEYGGVDAARTIVSSMTLSGAIGGVGGAMYVLMILGNYQTGVPAYGFDGITVSILAGNNPLGVGFAALLFGILKSGSIIVDVSTDVPPQLVGVLRGLIILFVAMPEFFRLVGGKFVVDGSDEQAVATDGGVDAGRTTDDAASGFGGESDE